The proteins below come from a single Homalodisca vitripennis isolate AUS2020 unplaced genomic scaffold, UT_GWSS_2.1 ScUCBcl_4152;HRSCAF=10158, whole genome shotgun sequence genomic window:
- the LOC124372834 gene encoding ribonuclease P/MRP protein subunit POP5-like: MVRFKHRYFTVEIIPDHLPNSESFKINSHELTKGILNCIQELHGDFGVAAVTSGFKAKYCNPATRIGVIRSRHGPHRLVASSLPFMKSLHNKPVTLRTLYTGATLKQCFKFAVAYQKKELMKVWNSLPNNKARDALKKSFMDLSAFQEMELSIKVLTDLNSEADAAE; this comes from the exons ATGGTTAGATTTAAACACAG ATACTTCACTGTGGAGATAATTCCTGATCACTTGCCAAATTCagagagttttaaaattaactcccATGAGCTCACGAAAGGAATTTTAAACTGCATCCAAGAACTTCATGGTGACTTCGGTGTTGCAGCAGTCACATCCGGATTTAAAG CCAAATACTGTAATCCGGCTACAAGAATAGGAGTGATAAGATCAAGACATGGGCCCCACCGTCTTGTGGCAAGCAGTTTACCGTTCATGAAATCTCTTCATAATAAACCAGTCACGTTACGCACCTTGTATACTGGAGCAACATTGAAGCAGTGTTTCAAGTTTGCTGTG GCGTACCAAAAGAAAGAGTTAATGAAGGTCTGGAACTCTCTTCCGAACAATAAAGCAAGAGATGCTCTTAAGAAAAGCTTCATGGATCTGTCAGCCTTTCAAGAGATGGAATTGAGCATCAAAGTTTTGACTGATCTCAACAGTGAGGCTGATGCTGCAGAATAA